From a single Brassica napus cultivar Da-Ae chromosome A2 unlocalized genomic scaffold, Da-Ae chrA02_Random_37, whole genome shotgun sequence genomic region:
- the LOC125594063 gene encoding ubiquitin-conjugating enzyme E2 36-like, whose product MANSNLPRRIIKETQRLLSEPGGVFKLELFLPEEYPMAAPKVRFLTKIYHPNIDKLGRICLDILKDKWSPALQIRTVLLSIQALLSAPNPDDPLSENIAKHWKSNEAEAVETAKEWTRLYASGE is encoded by the exons ATGGCCAACAGTAATCTCCCCCGAAGAATCATCAAG GAAACGCAACGTCTGCTCAGTGAACCCG GAGGAGTTTTCAAGTTGGAGCTCTTTTTGCCTGAAGAATACCCTATGGCTGCTCCCAAG GTTAGGTTTCTCACCAAGATATACCATCCTAACATTGATAAG CTTGGAAGAATCTGTCTTGATATTCTGAAAGACAAATGGAGCCCTGCTTTACAAATACGAACAGTGCTCTTAAG TATTCAAGCTCTTCTGAGTGCACCCAACCCTGATGATCCCTTGTCTGAGAACATCGCTAAGCACTGGAAGAGTAATGAGGCCGAAGCTGTGGAGACAG CTAAGGAATGGACCCGTCTTTACGCAAGCGGCGAATGA
- the LOC125594058 gene encoding protein LIGHT-DEPENDENT SHORT HYPOCOTYLS 7-like — MASPSNKGKDIAEESPSQSQPQQPQSPPNPPALSRYESQKKRDWNTFCQYLRNQQPPVHVSQCGSNHILDFLQYLDQFGKTKVHAHGCVFFGQVEPSGQCNCPLKQAWGSLDALIGRLRAAYEENGGLPERNPFAGGGIRVFLKEVRDSQAKARGVPYKKRKKKKKKRNPIRSDHDVEDGTAGTSSSNLPS; from the coding sequence ATGGCTAGTCCTAGCAACAAAGGCAAAGACATCGCCGAAGAGTCACCGTCTCAATCTCAGCCGCAACAACCACAATCACCTCCTAACCCGCCAGCGTTAAGCCGGTACGAGTCACAGAAAAAGAGAGACTGGAACACCTTTTGTCAATACCTTCGTAACCAGCAGCCACCGGTTCACGTCTCACAGTGTGGCTCAAACCACATCCTAGACTTTCTCCAATATCTTGACCAGTTTGGAAAGACAAAGGTTCATGCACATGGATGCGTGTTCTTCGGACAAGTTGAGCCCTCGGGACAGTGTAACTGTCCTTTAAAGCAAGCGTGGGGGAGTTTAGATGCTTTGATCGGACGGCTGAGAGCAGCCTATGAGGAGAACGGAGGGTTGCCGGAGAGAAACCCGTTTGCCGGCggtggaattagggtttttcttaAAGAAGTGAGAGATTCACAGGCGAAGGCAAGAGGAGTCCCTTacaagaaaaggaagaagaagaagaagaagaggaatcCTATAAGGAGTGATCATGATGTTGAAGATGGTACTGCAGGGACTAGTAGCTCCAACTTGCCATCTTAG
- the LOC125594061 gene encoding serine/threonine-protein kinase ZRK4-like encodes MSWKTLITCCSRTTSNKSSLKNGGLLVEKLIRVSNGDYNPFFIFTEQELKQATKDYDQDLVCLVDDNYKLFRVLENRGAVLIKKTNEHEELVEYCIREIAVAAYVSSNMNLVKLLGCCLESKKGVIPWRQRIRIAAQVADAIAYLHLEVPEGETSVQALVEGTIGFLASESVVTERFNEQTDVFAFGATLIEILTGREPHNVFIGASDYMTNPDTTPVAESSLISVSSPKRIDLLMFLKANLIRDGKDNALEASAELAASCVEILPEKRPTIEEVAKKLKHIQNM; translated from the exons ATGTCCTGGAAAACACTCATCACTTGTTGTTCAAGAACAACATCTAACAAATCATCTTTGAAAAACGGAGGGCTACTAGTAGAAAAACTGATCCGTGTTTCGAACGGAGACTACAATCCCTTTTTTATATTCACAGAACAGGAGCTGAAGCAAGCAACCAAAGACTACGACCAAGATCTCGTCTGTCTTGTCGACGACAACTATAAATTGTTTCGAGTTCTTGAGAACAGAGGAGCCGTGCTAATCAAGAAAACGAATGAACACGAAGAGCTCGTGGAGTATTGTATAAGGGAAATCGCTGTTGCTGCATACGTCAGCTCGAACATGAATCTGGTGAAGCTTCTTGGTTGTTGCTTGGAGAGCAAG AAAGGGGTTATCCCATGGAGACAGAGGATTCGCATCGCTGCTCAGGTTGCAGACGCGATTGCTTATCTCCACTTAG AAGTTCCAGAAGGTGAGACTTCTGTACAAGCATTAGTTGAAGGAACAATAGGGTTTCTAGCTTCAGAATCAGTAGTCACAGAAAGATTCAACGAGCAGACGGATGTTTTCGCCTTTGGTGCTACATTAATCGAGATTTTGACTGGGAGGGAGCCTCATAATGTGTTCATTGGAGCATCTGATTACATGACTAACCCTGACACTACTCCAGTTGCAGAGTCGTCTCTCATATCTGTTTCTTCGCCGAAACGAATAGATCTTTTGATGTTCTTGAAGGCCAATCTGATAAGGGACGGGAAGGATAATGCTTTAGAGGCTAGTGCAGAGCTCGCTGCTAGCTGTGTGGAGATATTGCCAGAGAAGAGGCCTacgattgaagaagtagctaaGAAGCTGAAGCACATTCAGAACATGTAA